A region from the Lolium perenne isolate Kyuss_39 chromosome 4, Kyuss_2.0, whole genome shotgun sequence genome encodes:
- the LOC127294909 gene encoding uncharacterized protein isoform X2 yields the protein MKYELIEISRCQALRRRQVLLLRVGLGCPARQELRGFSGCPCRGLRRMEEGLRVSRPTRVGIHWSDMKSPNAHPRSPLLFLSALGHADACIVLVLPSRQRIEKNNVNSYLECKMKEQGLGHVDVTLPQHLVEESFHNVVSEYYLTGLGDAEEQSHGTPSCSSEGGLECCQSTAKSLETL from the exons ATGAAGTACGAGTTGATAGAAATTAGTCGTTGTCAGGCTCTCCGGCGCCGCCAGGTCCTTCTCCTACGTGTTGGACTCGGCTGCCCCGCACGGCAGGAGCTTCGCGGCTTCAGCGGCTGCCCTTGCAGAGGACTAAGACGGATGGAAGAGGGTCTGAGGGTGTCAAGGCCCACGCGAGTGGGCATCCATTGGTCAGACATGAAGTCGCCCAACGCGCACCCACGTTCCCCTCTCCTCTTCCTCTCTGCTCTTGGCCACGCCGATGCCTGCATTGTGCTG GTGTTACCTTCTCGACAAAGGATAGAAAAGAACAATGTTAATAGTTATTTGGAATGCAAG ATGAAGGAGCAAGGATTAGGACATGTAGATGTGACTCTTCCCCAGCATCTTGTTGAGGAAAGTTTTCATAATGTG GTCTCGGAGTATTACTTGACAGGTCTCGGAGACGCAGAAGAACAAAGCCACGGCACACCATCGTGCTCTTCTGAAG GTGGGTTGGAGTGCTGTCAAAGTACTGCAAAATCTCTTGAAACATTATAA
- the LOC127294909 gene encoding uncharacterized protein isoform X1 → MKYELIEISRCQALRRRQVLLLRVGLGCPARQELRGFSGCPCRGLRRMEEGLRVSRPTRVGIHWSDMKSPNAHPRSPLLFLSALGHADACIVLVLPSRQRIEKNNVNSYLECKMKEQGLGHVDVTLPQHLVEESFHNVVSEYYLTGLGDAEEQSHGTPSCSSEGDLKSLYILYRMLLCTILRSDLPCFTSQHKLGGLECCQSTAKSLETL, encoded by the exons ATGAAGTACGAGTTGATAGAAATTAGTCGTTGTCAGGCTCTCCGGCGCCGCCAGGTCCTTCTCCTACGTGTTGGACTCGGCTGCCCCGCACGGCAGGAGCTTCGCGGCTTCAGCGGCTGCCCTTGCAGAGGACTAAGACGGATGGAAGAGGGTCTGAGGGTGTCAAGGCCCACGCGAGTGGGCATCCATTGGTCAGACATGAAGTCGCCCAACGCGCACCCACGTTCCCCTCTCCTCTTCCTCTCTGCTCTTGGCCACGCCGATGCCTGCATTGTGCTG GTGTTACCTTCTCGACAAAGGATAGAAAAGAACAATGTTAATAGTTATTTGGAATGCAAG ATGAAGGAGCAAGGATTAGGACATGTAGATGTGACTCTTCCCCAGCATCTTGTTGAGGAAAGTTTTCATAATGTG GTCTCGGAGTATTACTTGACAGGTCTCGGAGACGCAGAAGAACAAAGCCACGGCACACCATCGTGCTCTTCTGAAGGTGATCTAAAATCCTTATATATTTTGTATCGCATGCTATTGTGTACAATCCTAAGAAGCGACTTACCTTGCTTTACTTCACAACACAAATTAGGTGGGTTGGAGTGCTGTCAAAGTACTGCAAAATCTCTTGAAACATTATAA